The Providencia rettgeri genome includes a window with the following:
- the zraR gene encoding Transcriptional regulatory protein ZraR codes for MYTSLLDFSSSYQFDTDDEEYLVHITTGTHVVQICWFLLTEAHYLPAKLIQTSPSQKGREKDPIGIHTVIDLDLSRYTHITSRFQTEQQQQVSFLKSGIATRNAAFNTMIEQIERVALRSKAPILLNGPTGAGKSFLARRIYQLRESRHQVKGRFVEVNCATLRGDNAMSTLFGHVKGAFTGALNARGGLLKEADGGILFLDEIAELGLDEQAMLLKAIEEKRFFPFGSDNEIHSDFQLIAGTHRNLAKQVESGKFREDLYARINMWTFALPGLKERREDIEPNIDYELAKLCQDQQSQIRFDSEARSLYVKFACSLQAQWRGNFRELGASISRMATFAERGRITKVVAEEEIGRLQSQWQPKSTNTFPKQIGEIDLFDKQQLATVLEVCRRSSSLSEAGRELFAVSRQHKKQPNDADRLRKYLAKFELDWEGVKGNNG; via the coding sequence GTGTATACCTCGTTATTGGATTTTTCTTCAAGTTATCAATTTGATACTGACGACGAAGAGTATCTGGTGCATATCACGACGGGCACCCATGTGGTACAAATCTGTTGGTTTTTATTAACCGAAGCTCATTATTTACCTGCCAAATTAATCCAAACCTCTCCCAGCCAAAAGGGGAGAGAAAAAGACCCAATCGGCATTCATACGGTGATTGACCTTGATTTAAGCCGTTATACCCACATCACCAGTCGCTTCCAAACAGAGCAGCAACAGCAGGTATCCTTCTTAAAATCCGGGATTGCCACGCGTAATGCTGCGTTTAACACCATGATTGAGCAAATCGAGCGGGTGGCTTTGCGCTCAAAAGCGCCGATTTTACTCAATGGCCCAACGGGGGCTGGGAAGTCGTTTTTGGCGCGACGCATTTACCAATTGCGGGAAAGCCGCCACCAAGTCAAGGGGCGTTTTGTGGAAGTGAACTGCGCCACTTTGCGCGGTGATAATGCCATGTCGACGCTATTTGGCCATGTCAAAGGGGCGTTTACTGGGGCACTAAATGCACGAGGCGGTTTGTTAAAAGAAGCCGATGGCGGCATTTTATTTTTAGATGAAATTGCAGAACTTGGCCTTGATGAACAAGCTATGTTACTCAAAGCCATTGAAGAAAAACGTTTTTTTCCTTTTGGCTCCGACAATGAAATCCACAGTGATTTCCAGCTGATAGCGGGAACCCACCGCAATCTTGCAAAGCAAGTGGAATCGGGTAAGTTTCGTGAAGACTTATACGCCCGTATCAATATGTGGACCTTTGCCTTGCCGGGGTTAAAAGAACGTCGTGAAGATATTGAACCCAATATCGATTATGAATTAGCCAAACTTTGCCAAGATCAGCAAAGCCAAATCCGCTTTGATAGCGAAGCACGCAGCCTGTATGTGAAGTTTGCTTGTTCCTTGCAAGCCCAGTGGCGCGGCAATTTCCGTGAATTGGGGGCCTCGATTAGCAGGATGGCGACCTTTGCCGAGCGCGGGCGCATTACTAAAGTGGTTGCCGAGGAAGAAATTGGCCGTTTGCAGTCTCAATGGCAGCCAAAATCAACCAATACATTTCCAAAGCAAATTGGTGAGATTGATTTATTCGATAAGCAGCAACTGGCAACAGTACTTGAAGTTTGCCGCCGTTCATCTTCCCTTTCCGAGGCAGGTCGTGAGCTGTTTGCGGTATCACGGCAACACAAAAAACAGCCCAATGATGCGGACAGGCTGCGAAAATATCTCGCCAAATTTGAGTTGGATTGGGAAGGGGTGAAGGGAAATAATGGGTAA
- a CDS encoding Filamin/ABP280 repeat: protein MTLIATLKDAFGNTLKGMDTTLIDLPSGQNGNAPWKDNLDGTYHSNLILDTLGKDKLVAKANKKITSDEIIIDVANSEQVAHVTAVELEAIPSTSAGTEQTITVKAYGFGSRKYAITNIADAITVKIDSKDIPIRFTEHKNVKGTYTSTLPAMLSGKYTVEAKVGKQSASMSWVVNTTSTITVVPVGQAGTRGVVNNISLTTSTLSALKSGDILQLTVTAKDAFGNSLKGIDTSNITLTHTQKTKVTWKDNQNGSYTANLLLTQLASDTVKVSINGQSQDVNISVGNTSESTQIASVVLEPIYASEAGEAQTMTVKVTDQYQHPVTAIGDHISVKVNNQPKKIQFTDSVSNIGVYTATLPAEKMGDYTVEVSANKQVASRTWQVKKPAIITAKNNDGSGSENQRGVVKTVELSSSSTNDLKSGDSLQLTVTLKDAFGNYLEGINASHIQLKNKQANTISWSDNRNGRYTAVLPLTNIGEDSLVATINRHPSSPLNIKVGNATGTTQVKQVEIKSITKPAAGETSTITLALTDANNQPIIGIDNNAVVSIDGAEQLLKITETNNKGTYTATLSGQKSGDHEVIVTIGGVKSTGSTLTVDAPMPIAINHGGKSGSRGVIDRATLTVSPIKELKSGDTLQLIATLKDAFENSLTGVDLAQSLTHNQKGNVSWVAQQDGTHTANLVLTQVGKDQLFITVNKTSSLTDTIYVKPQSGINAIHKVNIIDITNTAAGAESTFTVALTDAQGNSVKGVQHVDVTINNQKLPNIAVTQQTDVSYIGTLPGQHAGNYDVVITANKISSTPQTLTVTQPDTVTASANGGGTNGQRGVVSRVALSTPQNSKLTSGDLLQLTVELKDRFSNPLKGVSSASIALQHNNKNATLTWTDHNNGSYTATLPSSQLGNNDLKATVNSQESNMVSIDVVSPNQAAQVHQLTLEPIAPSAAGSEQTITLKAVNIYGHGVVLLKDEIKLTLNGALLPLTLIEDSKIKGTYTAKLPAQKTGRYDVNVAIGQKTATQTWVVKAPTTINADKTDGSGTEGNAAVVKTVELQVVAAQGYKSGETVQLTLTLTDAFDNKLTGVESTKIALTHCQTSPVAWVTGKDDTYTADLVLKTLGKDSLVATVNKLESKAVPINVTKQSASTAIHKVDITDITNATAGAESTFTVVLTDAQGNLVEGIQNVDVTIGNQKPTNIALTPQVDGSYTGKLPGQQTGPYDVVITANKIPSTPQTLTVTQPDTVTASANGGGTNGQRGVVSRVALSTPQNSKLTSGDLLQLTVELKDRFSNPLKGVSSASIALQHNNKNATLTWTDHNNGSYTATLPSSQLGNNDLKATVNSQESNMVSIDVVSPNQAAQVHQLTLEPIAPSAAGSEQTITLKAVNIYGHGVVLLKDEIKLTLNGALLPLTLIEDSKIKGTYTAKLPAQKTGRYDVNVAIGQKTATQTWVVKAPTTINADKTDGSGTEGNAAVVKTVELQVVAAQGYKSGETVQLTLTLTDAFDNKLTGVESTKIALTHCQTSPVAWVTGKDDTYTADLVLKTLGKDSLVATVNKLESLPVEITVHNNEGKSKVNNVEIVHVVPVAAGSDSTVVFSLTDSNGHPVSNITSLSVTVDQQQPISMQVAQVPTGKYVGTLPGQQSGSHNMVASIPTQNVTSIEKLFDVSKPVPIAAVARDGSGKKGQYKVVNEVLLNVAPTSKHKAGEKVTLTVTLKDAFGNGLKEVSSNSIVTAHQQSGPVIWKDHADGTYTADLLLRKLGSDTLKVTVNNTIQSQDINVEAPQGLSAVSNVELKATNKTLMMGELVELQLTLTDSHGNGVEKVLANDIQLEHNGTLVVNPIWQEKSNGIYTTELPLHKQGKNTFVSRVNNRTNTPLVINVSALTGSANVKTVEFKASINQLAVGSRTELTLTLTDQWNNGVEGVNAADIVINDSHTKKALTGLIWKYQTNGIYTTPTVIPIAGIHSLGATVNQQKSKNVLIEVKPSTDPSRVHNVTLTATPNVITAGDNVTLSLKVTDIDNNSVINLNNSDIHSTDIPNKRPIIWKEDSRDLGTYTATTMLSDVKIHTLSAGVGTSTNTTNITVNSPTGKDAVKTITILPIADSNAGQPSSLSISLTDQYNNPVKNVSSSDIKMKINDKEQSIVFMEKNVMNKYIAQLPASKASRYKITVEVNGQSESTNWNVKVPTEIPIASYDKDGLRGSLETLSITYNATKNTVNSAEKVTLKVGLKDKFGNKLTGASSKLKLLTDLQSTSIWKELKDGFYSQELTMNKLHKQPIQVSAGKILSDKIELIVAPAKGVNNVHKTTLETDVGTLEAGKEVTLILALTDSVDNGVIDINNKDIQLTNNGKSTNVKWVSSQNGVYTTKQQLKTVDNYQFKATVNKQPSRIQTVEATYPSGKDRVKNAKITTNLKTFDAGKEVELTLELKDQYGNLVTNVNGADIVLTDSHSAEIIDSHSIAWHMASVGVYKATLPLTKVGKHTLTATVNKQDANTKEVTVKALKGASNVNEIKSTPAVTSMSAGESTTLTLTMLDKYGNEVADIATKDIKFKNTDDTITTKAQWAKSASHDSVYTAQITLEKVKKHTLLVDVNKQVKNIDIEVKPLEGAKNVAKVELNVPAVLSIGTNANLQLNLKDKFGNGVVTVDASNITMELAGTPTQTKWIESNNGNYTSSLLLTKAGVYPVTVKVNGHPYTTTITIENPKGVKNVAHVSMKSSITADGSGKYITKPGQEFQLTFKLTDQYGNGVTELQATDISLMDAKTSTAIPIKTLQENSTQKGEYTTTVALTQTTQYDLTAEVNKVLGTIQVSVIPFSDTGNTVVVQLKLDKSTIKVGEKADFELKIKDRYGNDVFIDTADIKLLDTNNISLQVKWNIEKDTFTRRYTGYLKLATPGKHSISASVVPVRSIPKTITVETGAPVFGPGKSELTANRYETDTKKTFATLYLILKDDNGNPITGKNPRLHSNYWNQPKTITEIEPGKYEANFHNDNRSGIAKITLDNSSIGYNDSAQSIQIINYGEMSITRLGDKKNYSIDEQFPHVGYTGAQFQINPSLWTGSDYSWTVDQNWLYIDSTGIVTLNKQPKDSSKAKVTITGKSRGSNIKNMVYTFTLESWYTHNGKGTPKEALKMCQSPNEVMTQENITLLSKEWGKDTAQKFITEQYFWISNWSFSKYMINANGHMGAFINQINSKERLSIICVQEY, encoded by the coding sequence TTGACCCTAATCGCCACGTTGAAAGATGCATTTGGCAATACGCTAAAGGGAATGGATACAACATTAATTGATTTACCTTCTGGTCAGAATGGAAACGCACCATGGAAAGATAATTTAGATGGCACCTATCATTCAAATCTCATACTCGATACTCTCGGAAAGGATAAATTAGTCGCTAAGGCTAATAAAAAAATAACAAGTGATGAGATTATCATTGATGTCGCAAATAGTGAGCAGGTGGCACATGTGACCGCAGTCGAGCTAGAGGCAATTCCGAGTACGAGTGCAGGTACTGAACAAACTATTACCGTAAAAGCCTATGGCTTTGGCTCACGTAAATACGCCATTACCAATATTGCTGATGCCATTACAGTCAAAATCGACAGTAAAGACATTCCTATTCGTTTTACCGAGCACAAAAACGTAAAAGGCACCTACACAAGTACACTTCCTGCGATGCTATCAGGAAAATATACCGTCGAAGCTAAAGTAGGCAAGCAATCGGCATCAATGAGTTGGGTTGTCAATACAACCAGCACCATTACTGTAGTCCCAGTTGGCCAAGCGGGAACACGGGGTGTTGTTAATAATATCAGCCTCACAACCTCAACTCTTTCTGCGCTTAAATCTGGTGACATTTTGCAACTCACCGTTACCGCTAAAGATGCGTTTGGGAATAGCTTAAAAGGAATTGATACGAGCAATATTACCCTGACACACACCCAAAAAACCAAGGTGACGTGGAAAGATAATCAAAATGGCAGTTATACCGCTAATTTATTGCTTACCCAACTCGCTAGCGATACTGTAAAAGTGAGCATCAATGGGCAATCTCAAGATGTAAACATTAGCGTTGGTAACACATCAGAAAGTACACAAATTGCTAGTGTAGTACTTGAACCTATTTATGCAAGTGAGGCGGGGGAAGCTCAAACAATGACGGTGAAAGTGACTGATCAATATCAGCACCCCGTCACCGCAATTGGCGACCACATTAGTGTTAAAGTTAATAACCAGCCTAAAAAAATACAGTTTACAGATTCAGTATCCAACATAGGGGTCTACACCGCCACATTACCCGCTGAAAAAATGGGAGATTATACCGTTGAAGTCAGTGCTAACAAGCAAGTCGCATCACGAACTTGGCAAGTGAAAAAACCGGCGATTATTACTGCAAAAAATAACGATGGCAGTGGTAGCGAAAATCAACGTGGAGTAGTAAAAACCGTTGAATTAAGTTCATCATCAACCAACGATTTAAAATCCGGTGATTCATTACAATTAACCGTGACGCTAAAAGATGCTTTTGGTAACTACCTTGAAGGCATCAATGCTTCACATATTCAATTAAAAAATAAGCAAGCTAACACCATCAGTTGGTCAGACAACCGAAATGGCCGCTATACTGCTGTTTTACCACTAACTAACATTGGAGAAGATAGCTTAGTCGCTACCATTAATCGCCATCCAAGCTCACCACTTAACATTAAAGTCGGCAATGCCACAGGGACGACTCAAGTTAAACAGGTTGAAATCAAAAGCATCACTAAACCTGCGGCTGGTGAAACAAGTACCATCACACTGGCACTCACTGATGCCAATAACCAACCTATTATAGGGATAGATAATAACGCAGTCGTCTCTATCGATGGCGCTGAACAGTTGCTTAAGATCACTGAAACCAACAACAAAGGAACGTATACCGCTACCCTTTCGGGCCAAAAATCAGGAGACCATGAAGTCATCGTCACTATTGGTGGCGTTAAGTCCACAGGATCAACCTTAACCGTGGATGCTCCAATGCCTATTGCGATTAATCATGGTGGTAAATCAGGTTCTCGCGGTGTAATTGATCGCGCGACACTGACTGTTTCCCCCATCAAAGAGTTAAAGTCAGGTGACACCTTACAACTAATCGCTACGTTAAAAGATGCCTTTGAAAACTCACTAACTGGCGTCGATTTAGCCCAATCCCTTACTCATAACCAAAAAGGAAATGTCAGCTGGGTCGCACAACAAGATGGAACCCATACAGCTAACTTAGTCTTAACGCAAGTGGGCAAAGATCAATTATTTATCACGGTAAATAAAACATCGAGCCTAACCGATACCATTTATGTCAAACCACAATCAGGCATTAATGCTATCCATAAAGTCAACATTATTGATATCACCAATACAGCCGCTGGGGCGGAAAGTACCTTTACGGTTGCATTGACCGATGCGCAAGGTAACTCGGTTAAAGGCGTCCAACACGTGGATGTCACCATTAATAATCAAAAACTGCCAAATATCGCAGTGACGCAACAAACCGATGTCAGTTATATCGGTACCTTACCGGGGCAACACGCTGGGAATTATGACGTAGTTATCACCGCCAATAAAATCTCATCCACGCCACAAACACTCACTGTGACGCAACCTGATACCGTCACCGCAAGCGCAAACGGCGGTGGCACAAACGGCCAGCGCGGTGTGGTCAGCCGTGTAGCACTCAGTACACCCCAAAACAGCAAGCTAACATCGGGTGACCTGTTGCAACTGACTGTCGAGCTCAAAGATCGCTTTAGCAATCCACTGAAAGGCGTCAGTAGTGCCAGCATTGCGCTACAGCACAACAACAAAAATGCTACCTTGACATGGACTGACCACAATAACGGCAGCTATACCGCCACATTGCCATCAAGCCAATTAGGCAACAATGACTTGAAAGCCACAGTGAACAGCCAAGAGAGCAACATGGTTAGTATTGATGTGGTCAGCCCGAATCAAGCGGCTCAAGTTCACCAACTGACGCTCGAACCGATTGCCCCATCAGCAGCAGGTTCAGAGCAAACCATCACCCTAAAAGCCGTGAATATCTATGGCCATGGTGTGGTCTTACTTAAAGATGAGATAAAACTCACCCTCAACGGAGCACTACTCCCCCTCACATTGATTGAAGATAGCAAAATAAAGGGCACTTATACCGCCAAATTACCCGCGCAAAAAACGGGCCGTTATGACGTTAACGTCGCGATTGGTCAAAAAACAGCAACACAAACATGGGTAGTTAAGGCTCCAACAACCATCAATGCGGATAAAACCGATGGTTCAGGCACGGAAGGTAACGCGGCTGTCGTGAAAACCGTCGAATTACAGGTGGTTGCAGCTCAAGGTTACAAATCAGGAGAAACCGTTCAACTGACACTGACCTTAACAGATGCGTTTGATAATAAACTCACAGGCGTTGAAAGCACCAAAATTGCACTCACTCATTGTCAAACAAGTCCGGTGGCTTGGGTAACCGGCAAAGATGACACTTATACCGCGGATTTAGTGTTGAAAACACTGGGCAAAGATAGCTTAGTGGCCACCGTTAATAAACTGGAAAGCAAAGCGGTTCCAATCAATGTCACCAAGCAATCAGCCAGCACGGCTATCCATAAAGTCGATATCACTGATATCACCAATGCAACAGCAGGTGCGGAAAGTACCTTTACGGTTGTATTGACCGATGCTCAAGGCAACTTGGTTGAAGGTATTCAAAACGTGGATGTCACCATCGGTAATCAAAAACCAACAAACATCGCGTTGACTCCACAAGTGGATGGCAGCTATACAGGGAAATTACCAGGGCAACAAACGGGGCCTTATGATGTGGTTATCACCGCCAATAAAATCCCATCCACGCCACAAACACTCACTGTGACGCAACCTGATACCGTCACCGCAAGCGCAAACGGCGGTGGCACAAACGGCCAGCGCGGTGTGGTCAGCCGTGTGGCACTCAGTACACCCCAAAACAGCAAGCTAACATCGGGTGACCTGTTGCAACTGACTGTCGAGCTCAAAGATCGCTTTAGCAATCCACTGAAAGGCGTCAGTAGTGCCAGCATTGCGCTACAGCACAACAACAAAAATGCTACCTTGACATGGACTGACCACAATAACGGCAGCTATACCGCCACATTGCCATCAAGCCAATTAGGCAACAATGACTTGAAAGCCACAGTGAACAGCCAAGAGAGCAACATGGTTAGTATTGATGTGGTCAGCCCGAATCAAGCGGCTCAAGTTCACCAACTGACGCTCGAACCGATTGCCCCATCAGCAGCAGGTTCAGAGCAAACCATCACCCTAAAAGCCGTGAATATCTATGGCCATGGTGTGGTCTTACTTAAAGATGAGATAAAACTCACCCTCAACGGAGCACTACTCCCCCTCACATTGATTGAAGATAGCAAAATAAAGGGCACTTATACCGCCAAATTACCCGCGCAAAAAACGGGCCGTTATGACGTTAACGTCGCGATTGGTCAAAAAACAGCAACACAAACATGGGTAGTTAAGGCTCCAACAACCATCAATGCGGATAAAACCGATGGTTCAGGCACGGAAGGTAACGCGGCTGTCGTGAAAACCGTCGAATTACAGGTGGTTGCAGCTCAAGGTTACAAATCAGGAGAAACCGTTCAACTGACACTGACCTTAACAGATGCGTTTGATAATAAACTCACAGGCGTTGAAAGCACCAAAATTGCACTCACTCATTGTCAAACAAGTCCGGTGGCTTGGGTAACCGGCAAAGATGACACTTATACCGCGGATTTAGTGTTGAAAACACTGGGCAAAGATAGCTTAGTGGCCACCGTTAATAAACTGGAAAGCCTCCCTGTTGAGATTACGGTTCATAACAATGAAGGGAAAAGCAAGGTCAATAATGTTGAAATTGTCCATGTTGTACCCGTAGCTGCAGGTTCTGACAGTACGGTTGTCTTTTCCCTGACTGACTCAAATGGGCACCCAGTATCCAATATTACCAGCCTGTCCGTTACCGTCGATCAGCAACAACCAATTTCCATGCAAGTTGCTCAAGTCCCTACGGGCAAATACGTTGGGACATTACCCGGACAGCAAAGTGGCTCACACAATATGGTTGCATCTATCCCAACTCAAAATGTCACTTCAATCGAAAAATTATTTGATGTTAGCAAACCAGTGCCAATTGCTGCTGTTGCTAGGGATGGGAGTGGTAAGAAAGGCCAATACAAAGTCGTTAATGAAGTATTGCTGAATGTAGCGCCAACCAGTAAACATAAAGCTGGCGAGAAAGTCACACTCACCGTCACGTTGAAAGATGCCTTTGGTAATGGGCTAAAAGAGGTTTCTAGCAACAGTATTGTGACTGCTCACCAGCAATCAGGACCTGTCATATGGAAAGACCATGCGGATGGCACTTATACCGCCGACTTATTATTGCGTAAATTAGGCTCTGATACGTTAAAGGTTACTGTCAATAACACTATCCAATCACAGGATATCAATGTTGAGGCACCACAGGGGCTATCTGCTGTTAGCAATGTGGAATTAAAGGCAACAAACAAAACTCTTATGATGGGAGAGTTAGTTGAATTGCAATTAACATTGACTGATAGCCATGGCAATGGGGTTGAAAAAGTTCTCGCTAACGACATTCAGTTAGAACATAACGGTACACTTGTTGTTAACCCGATATGGCAAGAGAAAAGCAATGGTATTTACACCACCGAGCTCCCATTACATAAGCAAGGAAAGAATACCTTTGTCAGTCGCGTTAATAACCGAACAAATACCCCACTGGTGATTAATGTCAGCGCATTAACAGGTTCAGCAAATGTAAAAACTGTTGAATTTAAGGCTAGCATTAATCAATTAGCCGTTGGTAGCAGAACCGAACTGACACTCACATTAACCGACCAATGGAATAATGGCGTTGAGGGTGTTAATGCGGCTGATATCGTCATTAATGATTCGCATACTAAGAAAGCCCTTACGGGTTTAATCTGGAAATACCAAACAAACGGTATTTATACCACGCCAACCGTCATCCCAATTGCAGGTATTCATTCCCTGGGAGCGACAGTTAATCAACAAAAAAGTAAAAATGTGTTAATTGAAGTAAAGCCTTCAACAGACCCCAGCCGAGTCCACAATGTAACGCTAACGGCGACACCAAACGTGATCACTGCAGGTGATAACGTGACCTTATCCTTAAAGGTAACAGATATCGATAACAACTCAGTTATCAATCTCAACAATAGCGACATTCACTCGACAGACATTCCTAACAAAAGACCAATAATTTGGAAAGAAGATAGCCGTGACTTAGGTACCTATACCGCCACCACCATGCTCAGTGACGTTAAAATACATACTCTGAGTGCCGGTGTTGGTACATCTACAAATACAACCAATATCACGGTCAATTCACCAACCGGTAAAGATGCTGTAAAAACAATCACTATCTTACCGATAGCCGACAGTAACGCAGGACAACCATCATCATTATCCATTAGTTTAACTGACCAATATAACAACCCAGTTAAAAATGTTAGCAGTAGCGACATCAAAATGAAAATTAACGATAAAGAGCAAAGTATTGTCTTTATGGAAAAGAATGTGATGAATAAATATATCGCTCAACTTCCTGCATCCAAAGCAAGCCGTTATAAAATAACAGTGGAAGTCAATGGCCAATCAGAGAGCACTAATTGGAACGTCAAAGTACCAACAGAAATCCCGATTGCCTCTTATGATAAAGATGGTCTGCGTGGTTCATTAGAGACCCTATCTATCACCTATAATGCAACAAAAAACACGGTCAATTCCGCGGAAAAAGTCACCCTAAAAGTGGGGCTAAAAGATAAGTTTGGTAACAAGCTGACTGGGGCATCATCGAAATTGAAGTTATTAACTGACTTGCAATCGACCTCCATATGGAAAGAACTTAAAGATGGGTTTTACTCTCAAGAACTCACTATGAACAAGTTACACAAGCAGCCTATTCAAGTTTCCGCAGGCAAAATACTTAGCGATAAGATTGAACTAATCGTTGCCCCAGCCAAAGGGGTAAATAACGTCCATAAAACCACTCTTGAAACCGATGTAGGTACTCTTGAAGCGGGGAAAGAGGTGACCTTAATATTAGCGCTAACAGACAGTGTTGATAACGGTGTTATTGATATCAATAATAAAGACATTCAGCTCACCAATAATGGAAAATCTACAAATGTTAAATGGGTTTCCTCACAAAATGGCGTGTATACCACTAAACAACAGTTAAAAACTGTCGATAATTACCAGTTTAAAGCCACTGTCAATAAGCAACCAAGCCGCATTCAAACCGTAGAAGCAACTTACCCAAGTGGCAAAGATAGGGTAAAAAATGCAAAAATCACTACAAACCTCAAGACCTTTGATGCAGGTAAAGAAGTTGAATTAACTTTAGAGCTGAAAGACCAATATGGCAATTTGGTGACTAACGTCAATGGGGCAGATATTGTGTTAACCGATAGCCATAGCGCAGAAATTATTGATAGCCACAGTATTGCTTGGCATATGGCATCGGTAGGCGTGTATAAAGCCACCTTACCATTAACCAAAGTGGGTAAACACACATTAACCGCGACGGTGAATAAACAAGATGCCAATACCAAGGAAGTCACGGTGAAAGCTTTGAAAGGCGCTAGCAATGTTAATGAGATTAAATCAACTCCTGCAGTAACTTCAATGAGTGCAGGTGAAAGCACTACATTAACCCTCACCATGCTTGATAAATATGGCAATGAAGTGGCAGATATCGCAACGAAAGACATTAAGTTCAAAAATACTGACGACACCATTACCACAAAAGCACAGTGGGCGAAATCAGCATCACACGATAGTGTCTATACGGCTCAAATCACACTAGAGAAAGTTAAAAAGCACACATTATTGGTTGATGTAAATAAACAGGTAAAAAATATCGACATTGAGGTGAAACCACTAGAAGGCGCTAAAAATGTCGCGAAAGTTGAGTTAAATGTACCTGCAGTACTAAGCATTGGTACTAACGCCAATCTTCAACTCAATCTGAAAGATAAGTTCGGTAATGGCGTTGTGACTGTTGATGCCTCCAATATCACCATGGAACTTGCAGGCACACCAACACAGACAAAATGGATTGAAAGTAATAATGGCAACTACACATCAAGCTTATTGCTGACGAAAGCTGGTGTATATCCAGTAACTGTTAAGGTTAATGGGCACCCTTATACTACCACAATCACGATTGAAAATCCGAAAGGGGTTAAAAATGTGGCTCATGTGAGCATGAAGTCCTCAATAACCGCAGATGGCTCAGGGAAATACATCACCAAACCAGGACAAGAGTTCCAATTAACATTCAAGTTAACCGACCAATATGGTAATGGCGTCACTGAATTACAAGCAACAGATATCAGTTTGATGGACGCTAAAACATCAACAGCTATCCCCATTAAGACATTGCAAGAAAACTCAACACAGAAAGGAGAATACACAACAACAGTAGCGCTAACTCAAACAACACAATATGATCTGACCGCAGAAGTCAATAAGGTTTTGGGTACAATACAGGTATCTGTTATTCCATTCAGTGACACTGGTAACACTGTAGTCGTTCAATTGAAGCTTGATAAAAGTACGATTAAAGTTGGTGAAAAAGCTGATTTTGAGTTAAAAATTAAGGATAGATATGGTAATGATGTATTTATTGATACTGCCGATATTAAATTACTTGATACAAATAACATTTCATTACAAGTTAAATGGAATATCGAAAAAGACACTTTCACTCGTCGATATACAGGATACCTCAAACTTGCAACACCCGGAAAACATTCGATATCAGCAAGTGTTGTTCCAGTTCGTAGTATACCAAAAACAATTACGGTTGAAACTGGCGCGCCTGTGTTTGGTCCAGGGAAAAGTGAACTCACAGCAAACCGCTATGAGACAGACACTAAGAAAACATTTGCCACACTATACCTAATACTTAAAGACGATAATGGCAACCCAATAACGGGGAAAAATCCAAGATTACACTCTAATTATTGGAATCAACCGAAAACAATAACAGAAATTGAACCAGGGAAATATGAGGCTAACTTTCATAACGATAACAGGTCAGGGATTGCCAAAATCACATTAGACAATAGCTCAATTGGTTATAATGATAGTGCTCAGTCCATTCAAATTATAAATTACGGTGAAATGTCAATTACACGACTAGGGGATAAGAAAAACTACTCTATTGATGAGCAATTCCCTCATGTCGGATATACTGGCGCGCAATTTCAAATCAACCCTTCACTATGGACTGGTTCTGACTATAGTTGGACGGTTGATCAAAATTGGTTATATATTGATAGCACAGGTATTGTGACATTGAATAAACAACCGAAAGACAGCTCCAAAGCAAAAGTCACCATCACCGGAAAATCTAGAGGCTCTAATATCAAGAATATGGTCTATACCTTTACCTTAGAGTCGTGGTATACCCACAATGGAAAAGGAACACCAAAAGAAGCGTTAAAGATGTGTCAATCACCCAATGAGGTCATGACACAAGAAAATATCACCTTATTAAGTAAAGAGTGGGGGAAGGATACCGCACAAAAATTCATTACAGAGCAATATTTTTGGATTAGTAATTGGAGTTTTTCTAAATATATGATAAATGCTAATGGTCACATGGGCGCATTTATAAATCAAATAAATAGCAAGGAAAGATTATCTATTATTTGTGTTCAAGAATATTAA